In the Candidatus Zixiibacteriota bacterium genome, one interval contains:
- a CDS encoding ChbG/HpnK family deacetylase yields the protein MRFESHDDLLKIYSPPPLRGSERAVTLTEMLGFDPGSKVVIVNADDMGICHGTNSAVANLLETGRLDSVSLIAGAREFDHAVELLKRLHKPTGVHFSLTSEWEGDIIRPLMPIDRIPSLLNGEGGLYNEITDLYDSFKLAEVKSECLAQYEKIAETGLEIDHLDTHMGALQLHTDLVELYMDMAYKLKLPVRLGSMALAELMNLPGELLKRALQMGLIFTDNLVYIPMSLTPRKNERLAIYKFMLENLPAGVTELYFHPTYDSDDFRALNHQYSERKNLDYNAVRIWDYQFLVSDDFSRIIEDNDIIRVSYSDLKALL from the coding sequence ATGCGATTCGAAAGCCATGATGATTTGCTTAAGATCTACTCACCGCCACCCCTGCGCGGATCCGAGCGGGCAGTGACTTTAACTGAAATGCTCGGTTTCGATCCGGGTAGCAAAGTTGTTATAGTCAATGCTGATGACATGGGAATCTGTCATGGGACCAACAGCGCAGTTGCAAATCTGCTTGAAACCGGACGCCTCGATTCAGTCTCCCTGATTGCCGGAGCCCGGGAATTCGATCACGCGGTCGAGTTACTCAAAAGACTACACAAACCGACCGGAGTTCATTTCAGCCTGACCTCGGAATGGGAAGGGGATATCATTCGCCCTCTTATGCCCATCGATCGGATCCCATCGCTTCTTAATGGCGAGGGGGGGTTATATAATGAAATTACCGACTTGTATGACAGTTTTAAGCTGGCTGAGGTCAAGTCGGAGTGCCTTGCGCAATACGAGAAAATTGCTGAAACCGGACTTGAGATAGATCATCTCGACACCCATATGGGCGCACTTCAGTTGCACACTGATCTTGTTGAATTGTATATGGATATGGCGTATAAGTTAAAGCTTCCTGTGAGGCTTGGTTCCATGGCTCTGGCCGAGCTCATGAATCTTCCGGGAGAGCTACTCAAACGGGCTCTTCAAATGGGGCTTATCTTTACCGACAACCTGGTGTACATTCCGATGTCGCTCACCCCGAGAAAGAATGAGAGGCTGGCGATATACAAGTTTATGCTCGAGAACCTGCCGGCCGGGGTGACCGAGCTTTATTTTCACCCAACTTACGACAGCGATGATTTTCGTGCACTGAATCATCAGTACAGCGAAAGAAAAAACCTTGATTACAATGCTGTCAGGATCTGGGATTACCAGTTTCTGGTTTCGGATGATTTCTCCAGGATTATAGAAGACAACGACATAATCCGTGTCAGTTACAGTGATTTAAAAGCTCTTTTGTGA
- a CDS encoding TonB-dependent receptor: protein MSSCKRPYCSPNPFGIPAFSALFLFILYASVMADPDISLYGRVSEHGSGQPVVSAEVILSPDGLSVFTDQNGQYSFHTSGIEKAVLIVRAEGYYSHESNEIRLSPGNSICHHVVLVKHLYSQSDQVVVSDYDPDHAGKIVLSSDSPEFKKAGNLADLLDNVAGVMMLSSGASGQSASISIGGAPARQTAVFIDGVALNSRLTGEVDLNRIPKQIVEKIEIYTDGSGSAMGAGGLAGTVNIITRRNSNTEKSSLRQEFGSYSYTSTGMDFEHRFNSSLSVKALFSRTTSSNDFNYDDPKEGKVKRSNNHRQSTAFYVNLDYMLQNRGDLRLTFSEVASQAGLPGAVYELTETAGKSESDRRFMLAGNFKLKPCWQIMGGGTYLLSHQHYADHDSFIPYDSKYRDSRVNVYLENSFLLSVDHQINTRMESEFNRFRQTNMVKTDQAPLSVEENRGSLSLGYDSRFDLPRNQVFEDIHIHLGLSQTVSRLNQPLTSPFCRVSLDGGALSGFSLFASYSNTYRAPTYASLFWGEDAFSVGNPNLKPEKAEIFKSGLDYDFMWGGIWRFGIEYEHRYIRDLIYWTRRFDGKFFPRNLSSAVVENVSFNLRWKLLSDLGQICFALTMCDPQDRSWESNYHDNDLVFYPRRMVDLSYTLTPGSIFLSIENRWVSKRYSRRANTKSLDPYNLTDLTIGIKQEVYIFTIQFEASANNVFSESYELLERYPLPGRNYSLGINLTCDLNKGEKQ from the coding sequence ATGTCCTCCTGCAAACGACCTTACTGCTCCCCGAATCCATTCGGCATCCCGGCCTTTTCAGCATTGTTTCTATTTATTTTGTATGCTTCAGTAATGGCGGATCCTGATATATCGCTCTACGGCCGGGTCAGCGAACATGGAAGCGGCCAGCCGGTTGTCTCCGCCGAGGTGATTCTTTCACCCGACGGGTTAAGTGTGTTTACGGACCAAAACGGCCAGTACAGTTTCCATACATCGGGAATCGAGAAAGCTGTCCTGATTGTGCGCGCCGAGGGATATTACAGCCATGAGTCGAATGAGATCAGGCTCTCGCCCGGAAACAGCATCTGCCATCATGTCGTGCTCGTTAAACATCTCTATTCCCAGTCAGACCAGGTTGTTGTTTCTGATTACGATCCGGATCATGCCGGGAAAATAGTTTTATCTTCGGACAGTCCCGAATTCAAAAAGGCGGGAAATCTTGCTGACCTGCTCGATAATGTTGCGGGCGTTATGATGCTGTCGTCGGGGGCTTCCGGTCAGTCGGCCTCTATTTCAATCGGCGGAGCACCTGCCAGACAGACCGCTGTTTTTATCGATGGTGTAGCGCTCAATTCCCGCTTGACCGGGGAGGTCGACCTAAACAGAATCCCCAAGCAGATAGTCGAAAAAATTGAGATTTACACCGATGGGTCCGGTTCAGCTATGGGAGCGGGGGGATTAGCGGGTACCGTTAATATTATAACACGCCGGAACTCAAATACGGAAAAGAGTTCGTTGAGGCAGGAATTTGGCAGTTATTCCTACACTTCGACCGGCATGGATTTCGAACATCGCTTCAATTCATCGCTGTCAGTAAAAGCGCTTTTTTCTCGAACAACCTCTTCCAATGATTTCAATTATGATGATCCCAAAGAGGGGAAAGTAAAACGCTCGAATAATCACCGCCAGAGCACTGCTTTTTACGTTAATTTGGATTATATGCTCCAAAACCGTGGTGACCTGAGGCTGACTTTTTCGGAAGTTGCCTCGCAGGCGGGTCTTCCGGGTGCGGTCTATGAATTGACCGAGACTGCCGGAAAATCGGAGTCGGATCGTCGCTTTATGCTTGCAGGTAATTTCAAACTCAAACCCTGCTGGCAAATCATGGGCGGGGGCACTTACCTGCTTTCGCATCAGCATTATGCTGACCATGACTCATTTATTCCATACGACAGCAAGTACCGTGACAGCCGTGTAAATGTCTATCTGGAAAACAGTTTTCTTCTGTCGGTCGATCATCAGATCAACACAAGAATGGAAAGTGAGTTCAATCGATTCCGGCAGACCAATATGGTTAAAACCGACCAGGCACCCTTATCTGTTGAAGAGAATCGTGGTAGTTTAAGTTTAGGTTACGACAGCCGTTTCGATTTACCGCGCAATCAGGTCTTCGAGGATATCCACATTCATCTCGGTCTTTCACAGACAGTTTCCCGCCTGAACCAGCCCCTGACATCGCCGTTTTGCAGGGTCAGCCTGGATGGAGGTGCATTAAGTGGATTCAGTCTGTTCGCATCTTATTCCAATACTTATCGCGCGCCGACTTATGCTTCACTATTCTGGGGAGAAGATGCCTTTTCAGTCGGCAACCCGAACCTGAAACCGGAGAAGGCGGAAATATTTAAAAGCGGTCTCGATTACGATTTCATGTGGGGCGGGATATGGCGGTTCGGTATCGAGTATGAACATCGCTATATTCGCGACCTGATCTACTGGACCCGTCGCTTTGACGGGAAATTCTTCCCGCGCAACCTCTCCTCTGCCGTGGTCGAAAATGTCAGCTTCAACCTGCGCTGGAAACTTCTAAGCGACCTGGGGCAGATCTGTTTCGCGTTGACAATGTGTGACCCTCAGGATCGCAGTTGGGAATCGAACTATCATGACAACGATCTGGTCTTTTATCCGCGCCGGATGGTTGACTTAAGCTACACCCTGACCCCGGGCAGTATATTTTTGTCAATCGAAAATCGATGGGTGTCCAAACGGTACAGCCGTCGTGCCAACACCAAATCGCTTGATCCATACAATCTGACCGATCTGACAATCGGGATTAAGCAGGAAGTCTATATCTTTACAATACAGTTCGAAGCTTCTGCGAACAATGTCTTCTCCGAAAGCTACGAGTTACTCGAACGCTATCCACTTCCGGGCCGAAATTATTCGCTCGGAATCAATCTCACCTGTGATCTAAATAAGGGAGAAAAACAATGA
- the rlmN gene encoding 23S rRNA (adenine(2503)-C(2))-methyltransferase RlmN: MTNLFGLTETELEKFVLDKGYKKFAGRQLFQWMYQKGRYDFSDMTNLSKGFRSELENNCHVSLPVVEKVQRSADGTIKYLFRLGDGDCVEAVKIPEYDRLTLCISSQVGCPLGCQFCRTSGMGFMRDLEVGEILAQVAVIRAGLSSEERITNLVFMGMGEPFLNYENIKKAVEILRSEKGFGIGYRKITISTSGHVDGIYRLSDDLLKIRLAISLNCADQDVRRKLMPIANKYPLPELKRAAQYYCDKFGMRVTFEYLMLSGITDTLEMAQKLAEFIKGVPCKINLINYNPAEDMPPDLKPSTNEDLLAFRDYLYPRAPAVTVRNSRGADIKAACGQLAADRG; this comes from the coding sequence ATGACTAACCTGTTCGGTTTGACAGAGACTGAACTCGAAAAGTTTGTCCTCGACAAAGGGTACAAAAAATTCGCCGGCAGACAGTTGTTTCAATGGATGTACCAGAAAGGCCGTTACGATTTCTCAGATATGACCAACCTCTCCAAGGGATTCAGGTCCGAGCTGGAAAACAACTGCCATGTCAGCCTGCCTGTGGTAGAAAAAGTTCAAAGATCAGCGGACGGTACGATCAAGTATCTCTTTCGTCTCGGTGATGGCGATTGTGTCGAAGCAGTCAAGATTCCCGAATATGACCGCCTGACTTTGTGTATTTCCTCGCAGGTCGGATGTCCGCTGGGATGTCAATTCTGCAGAACTTCCGGTATGGGATTCATGCGTGATTTGGAGGTGGGTGAGATTCTCGCTCAGGTGGCTGTTATCAGGGCCGGGCTGTCATCTGAGGAACGGATTACCAACCTGGTTTTCATGGGGATGGGTGAGCCGTTTCTGAACTACGAAAATATCAAAAAGGCTGTCGAAATACTTCGTTCTGAAAAAGGCTTTGGCATCGGTTACCGCAAGATCACGATCTCGACTTCCGGGCATGTCGACGGCATCTACCGCCTCAGCGACGATTTGCTCAAAATCCGTCTGGCAATCTCGCTCAACTGCGCTGACCAGGATGTGAGGCGAAAATTGATGCCGATTGCGAATAAGTACCCGTTGCCGGAACTCAAGCGCGCCGCACAGTACTATTGCGACAAGTTCGGTATGCGTGTGACATTTGAATACCTGATGCTGTCCGGGATTACCGATACGCTCGAAATGGCTCAGAAACTGGCCGAATTCATCAAGGGAGTACCCTGCAAGATAAACCTGATCAATTACAATCCAGCAGAGGATATGCCTCCCGACTTAAAGCCCTCCACCAACGAAGATCTCCTGGCATTCAGGGATTACCTCTATCCGCGTGCGCCGGCAGTCACGGTGCGCAATTCGCGCGGGGCAGATATCAAGGCCGCCTGCGGCCAACTCGCCGCTGACCGGGGATGA
- a CDS encoding ribosome biogenesis GTPase Der gives MPLPLVAIVGRPNVGKSTMFNRIIRDRLSITDDQPGVTRDRIYSKGEWNGREFNLIDTGGYVPKSEDLIETMVREQAEAAIEEADQIIFIVDARVGPTDLDREIAVRLLKQDKPVLLVANKADNPDLAIDVYEFMNLGLDEPQPISAANGLNLADMLDRLTELMPEQVDEPESDKLKIAILGRPNVGKSSLVNFLLGCQRQIVTDIPGTTRDAVDLAVRFEDREYILIDTAGLRRRSRIKENLEYFMTLRTIKALERCDVAMLLIEAQEGLLNQDVQIINQIMKAGKALVLCVNKWDLIDAGQDMADRYRQAIYNKIPTYRFIPIMFMSALTGRKVMRMFKFMQYVDDEQNKRIKTSELNKFLEKTVARKHPPAVQGKHIRLLYITQVDIKPPRFIIFSNFPKLIKDDYQRYLENQLRDHFKFEGVPIKIMFKLRKSDRND, from the coding sequence ATGCCGTTACCACTGGTGGCGATAGTTGGTCGACCGAATGTCGGTAAGTCGACCATGTTCAACCGGATTATCCGCGACCGTCTCTCGATCACGGATGACCAGCCGGGTGTGACTCGTGACCGTATCTACAGCAAGGGCGAATGGAACGGCCGCGAATTCAACTTGATCGATACGGGAGGATATGTCCCCAAATCTGAGGACCTGATCGAGACGATGGTGCGTGAGCAAGCCGAGGCCGCAATCGAGGAAGCCGACCAGATAATCTTCATTGTCGATGCCCGGGTGGGACCTACCGATCTCGATCGTGAAATCGCTGTCAGGCTCTTAAAGCAGGACAAGCCGGTTCTCCTCGTTGCCAACAAGGCCGATAATCCCGATCTGGCTATCGATGTCTATGAGTTCATGAACCTCGGATTGGATGAGCCACAGCCTATATCCGCCGCGAATGGTCTCAACCTGGCGGATATGCTCGATCGACTGACTGAATTAATGCCGGAACAGGTTGACGAGCCTGAATCGGACAAGCTCAAGATTGCGATACTGGGCCGTCCCAATGTCGGTAAATCCTCCCTGGTTAACTTTCTACTCGGGTGCCAGAGGCAGATAGTCACAGATATTCCCGGCACGACCCGCGACGCGGTCGATCTTGCGGTCCGTTTCGAAGACCGCGAATATATACTGATCGACACGGCCGGGCTCAGGCGCAGATCGAGAATCAAGGAAAACCTCGAGTACTTTATGACCTTGAGGACAATCAAGGCACTCGAACGCTGTGATGTGGCCATGCTCCTGATTGAAGCCCAGGAGGGTCTCCTGAACCAGGATGTCCAGATTATCAACCAGATCATGAAAGCGGGCAAAGCGCTTGTGCTGTGTGTTAACAAGTGGGACCTGATTGATGCAGGTCAGGATATGGCCGATCGATATCGGCAGGCCATCTACAACAAGATTCCGACCTACAGGTTTATACCGATTATGTTCATGTCTGCTTTGACCGGCAGGAAAGTCATGCGCATGTTTAAGTTTATGCAATATGTCGATGACGAACAGAATAAACGCATCAAGACCTCCGAATTGAACAAATTTTTGGAAAAGACAGTCGCCCGGAAACATCCACCGGCGGTGCAGGGCAAGCATATCCGCCTGCTTTACATAACACAGGTCGACATCAAACCCCCGCGTTTCATAATTTTCTCTAATTTCCCCAAGCTGATAAAAGATGATTATCAGCGATACCTCGAGAATCAGCTTCGAGATCACTTCAAGTTCGAAGGTGTGCCGATCAAGATAATGTTCAAACTGAGAAAGAGTGACCGCAATGACTAA
- a CDS encoding DUF512 domain-containing protein, which yields MLKISKCEIYEPQLEPGDCLVAINGNPINDLLDFKYHSTDDFLKLQIRKRDGSEEEIEYDASEFGPLELEFEPDPIKKCRNKCIFCFIHQLPGGLRKSLYLKDEDYRQSFLHGNYITLTNLSEADFERIIEMHLSPLYISVHSTDEKLREYMLGKKNLPPLRPQLTRLISAGIDLHTQVVLCPGINDKIHLERTVTDLSRMYPHLSSVAVVPVGLTAHRKYLPELDPVTPATAVSALDQIEKMQSAFQKRLDCRFVYPADEFFILAKREIPSRGYYDGFPQIEDGVGMLRQLLSSRKLPAIHLTRKLRAVVVTGMLMEKLLPQVLAQKLERIENFDIDVSAVENKLLGNSITVSGLLGGEDIYRNLKKQKCCYDVILLPPNCLNSEGKFLDDWTPEDISAKLNIPVVAGCYSPYTTCMPILRRYS from the coding sequence ATGTTGAAAATCAGCAAGTGCGAAATATATGAACCACAGCTCGAACCGGGCGATTGCCTGGTTGCGATCAACGGTAATCCAATAAATGACCTGCTCGATTTCAAGTATCATTCGACAGATGATTTCCTGAAATTGCAGATTCGTAAGCGCGATGGTTCGGAGGAGGAGATTGAGTATGACGCTTCCGAGTTCGGGCCTCTCGAACTCGAATTTGAACCGGATCCGATCAAAAAATGCCGCAATAAATGTATCTTCTGTTTTATCCACCAGTTACCCGGAGGTTTGCGTAAAAGCCTCTATCTCAAAGACGAGGATTATCGTCAGTCGTTTCTTCATGGAAACTACATAACCTTGACAAATCTGAGCGAGGCCGATTTCGAGCGGATTATCGAGATGCATTTGTCGCCTTTGTATATTTCGGTTCATTCCACTGACGAAAAACTACGCGAATATATGCTGGGAAAAAAGAATCTGCCCCCGCTCAGACCTCAGCTTACAAGGCTGATATCGGCCGGAATCGATTTGCATACGCAGGTGGTGTTGTGCCCGGGAATCAACGACAAAATCCACCTGGAGCGGACGGTTACGGATTTGTCGCGGATGTATCCCCATCTGAGTTCAGTCGCGGTCGTTCCTGTCGGGCTGACAGCTCACAGGAAATATCTGCCCGAGCTGGATCCGGTAACACCTGCAACAGCGGTTTCAGCATTGGACCAGATCGAAAAAATGCAATCTGCTTTTCAGAAGCGTCTTGACTGTCGCTTTGTTTATCCGGCCGATGAGTTCTTTATTCTGGCTAAAAGGGAGATCCCATCCAGAGGATACTACGATGGCTTTCCCCAGATCGAGGACGGGGTGGGGATGCTCAGGCAATTGCTTTCAAGCAGGAAACTGCCGGCAATACACCTGACCAGGAAACTGCGCGCGGTTGTGGTGACGGGGATGCTCATGGAAAAACTGTTGCCTCAGGTCTTGGCTCAAAAACTCGAGCGAATCGAAAACTTCGATATCGATGTGTCGGCGGTCGAAAACAAGCTTCTGGGGAATTCGATCACTGTGTCAGGACTTCTGGGAGGTGAGGATATCTATCGCAACCTCAAAAAGCAAAAATGTTGTTATGATGTTATCCTGTTGCCTCCAAACTGTCTCAACAGCGAGGGGAAGTTCCTGGACGACTGGACTCCTGAAGATATTTCCGCCAAGTTAAATATACCGGTGGTGGCAGGGTGCTATTCTCCGTATACTACCTGCATGCCGATTCTGAGGAGGTACAGCTGA